The Candidatus Bathyarchaeia archaeon genome includes the window CGCCGAGTATATGGCGTCCCTATGCCCCTCTATGATCCACCCGAACCCGAGCAGGAGCAGGAGAATTATCCCCGCCTCCCATAGCATATGGCCCGCCACGATCAAATGGGCCGTGATCCTCCCCTTCCGGGAGGTATCGAGGATCGTGAAGGCCAGCAGTGGGCCGGGGATCATGGCGCCGCTAAGGCCCACCAAAAGGCCGAGGGAGATTAGGGCAATATGCTCTAGGACCATTCCCCTTCCGCTTCGTTCCGCCGCATGGCTCCGGGCTTGGGCGCCCTCCCTCCGCGATAACGCTTATATCCTTATCGATTTCCATGCCCTCGCATGGAAAAGCTGAAGGTCGGCGTTCTAGGGGCGACGGGGGCGGCTGGCTTGGAGTTCGTTAGGGCGCTTTGCGGGCATCCGTGGTTCGAGCTGGAGGAGCTTTACGCCTCCGAGAGAAGCGTTGGGAAGGCCTTCGAGGAAGCCTGCACATTGGACCTATCGGGCATACCGGAGGAAGTGAGGGAGAAGAGGCTCCAGGGGATCGGGGAAGTTGGCAAGGGGCTGGATTTGATATGCTCGGCCCTCCCATCGGAGATCGCGAGGGAGGTCGAGGGTGAATGCGCGAGGCATACGCCCGTCATAAGCACGACCTCCGCCTTCAGGTATGAGGACGATGTCCCGATATTGATAACGGAGGTGAACGCCGACCACCATAGGCTATTGGGCCTCCAGAGGCGGAGGGGCTGGGAGGGCTGGATCGCCCCCGGCCCGAATTGCACGACGGTGGGCCTCGTGGTATCGCTTTGCCCAATATACAGGGAGCTGGGCATCAAGAGGGTCATAATGTCATCGTATCAATCGGTCTCGGGAGGGGGATATGCCCTAATACAAAAATGGAGGGCCCAAAGGAAGATCGAGCTCCCGGAGCCCTTGGAGGGCGTTAGGGAGCCCATAAGGGACCCGGAGGTGGTTCTGGAGGGCAACGTCATAGGCTATATCGAGAAGGAGGAGGCGAAGGTCAAAAGGGAGGCGTTGAAGATATTGGGCGACTACGTCGACGGCAGGATAGAGCCCGCGAGGTTCAGGATAGATTGCAGCTGCGTCAGGGTGCCGACACTGAGGGGGCATTTCGAAACGGTCTTCGTGGAAACCGAGGAGGCCTGTTCCGAGGAGGATGTGAAGGCCATCTACGAGGAGTTCAATAAGCGCTGCAGGAGGGAATTCGGGGATCTGCCATCCAGCCCGGAGAAGACCATAGTGGTCTTGGACAGGAGTCCGCAGCCCATATTCGACGTGAGCCTCGGGGGCGGCATGTCCACGGTGGTCGGGAGGATCGAGAGGATCGACGCCTACGATAACGGCATCAAGTATCAGGTCCTCTCCGATAATACGCAAAGGGGGGCCGCTAAGGGCATGGTCCAAGTCGCGGAATACCTCTACAAGATCGGGTATCTCTGATTATGAAATCTCTTGTGAGATGAGGGGCCATAAAGCCCAAGCCTAAAAGCTTGCGCTCCTTCATATCAACGATATTCCCTAGGCGATATCTTACTTCTTCATCAACAGCCCAGCGGCGAATGTGAAGATATCCTTTTCCGAGA containing:
- a CDS encoding Asd/ArgC dimerization domain-containing protein, translated to MEKLKVGVLGATGAAGLEFVRALCGHPWFELEELYASERSVGKAFEEACTLDLSGIPEEVREKRLQGIGEVGKGLDLICSALPSEIAREVEGECARHTPVISTTSAFRYEDDVPILITEVNADHHRLLGLQRRRGWEGWIAPGPNCTTVGLVVSLCPIYRELGIKRVIMSSYQSVSGGGYALIQKWRAQRKIELPEPLEGVREPIRDPEVVLEGNVIGYIEKEEAKVKREALKILGDYVDGRIEPARFRIDCSCVRVPTLRGHFETVFVETEEACSEEDVKAIYEEFNKRCRREFGDLPSSPEKTIVVLDRSPQPIFDVSLGGGMSTVVGRIERIDAYDNGIKYQVLSDNTQRGAAKGMVQVAEYLYKIGYL